The genomic region NNNNNNNNNNNNNNNNNNNNNNNNNNNNNNNNNNNNNNNNNNNNNNNNNNNNNNNNNNNNNNNNNNNNNNNNNNNNNNNNNNNNNNNNNNNNNNNNNNNNNNNNNNNNNNNNNNNNNNNNNNNNNNNNNNNNNNNNNNNNNNNNNNNNNNNNNNNNNNNNNNNNNNNNNNNNNNNNNNNNNNNNNNNNNNNNNNNNNNNNNNNNNNNNNNNNNNNNNNNNNNNNNNNNNNNNNNNNNNNNNNNNNNNNNNNNNNNNNNNNNNNNNNNNNNNNNNNNNNNNNNNNNNNNNNNNNNNNNNNNNNNNNNNNNNNNNNNNNNNNNNNNNNNNNNNNNNNNNNNNNNNNNNNNNNNNNNNNNNNNNNNNNNNNNNNNNNNNNNNNNNNNNNNNNNNNNNNNNNNNNNNNNNNNNNNNNNNNNNNNNNNNNNNNNNNNNNNNNNNNNNNNNNNNNNNNNNNNNNNNNNNNNNNNNNNNNNNNNNNNNNNNNNNNNNNNNNNNNNNNNNNNNNNNNNNNNNNNNNNNNNNNNNNNNNNNNNNNNNNNNNNNNNNNNNNNNNNNNNNNNNNNNNNNNNNNNNNNNNNNNNNNNNNNNNNNNNNNNNNNNNNNNNNNNNNNNNNNNNNNNNNNNNNNNNNNNNNNNNNNNNNNNNNNNNNNNNNNNNNNNNNNNNNNNNNNNNNNNNNNNNNNNNNNNNNNNNNNNNNNNNNNNNNNNNNNNNNNNNNNNNNNNNNNNNNNNNNNNNNNNNNNNNNNNNNNNNNNNNNNNNNNNNNNNNNNNNNNNNNNNNNNNNNNNNNNNNNNNNNNNNNNNNNNNNNNNNNNNNNNNNNNNNNNNNNNNNNNNNNNNNNNNNNNNNNNNNNNNNNNNNNNNNNNNNNNNNNNNNNNNNNNNNNNNNNNNNNNNNNNNNNNNNNNNNNNNNNNNNNNNNNNNNNNNNNNNNNNNNNNNNNNNNNNNNNNNNNNNNNNNNNNNNNNNNNNNNNNNNNNNNNNNNNNNNNNNNNNNNNNNNNNNNNNNNNNNNNNNNNNNNNNNNNNNNNNNNNNNNNNNNNNNNNNNNNNNNNNNNNNNNNNNNNNNNNNNNNNNNNNNNNNNNNNNNNNNNNNNNNNNNNNNNNNNNNNNNNNNNNNNNNNNNNNNNNNNNNNNNNNNNNNNNNNNNNNNNNNNNNNNNNNNNNNNNNNNNNNNNNNNNNNNNNNNNNNNNNNNNNNNNNNNNNNNNNNNNNNNNNNNNNNNNNNNNNNNNNNNNNNNNNNNNNNNNNNNNNNNNNNNNNNNNNNNNNNNNNNNNNNNNNNNNNNNNNNNNNNNNNNNNNNNNNNNNNNNNNNNNNNNNNNNNNNNNNNNNNNNNNNNNNNNNNNNNNNNNNNNNNNNNNNNNNNNNNNNNNNNNNNNNNNNNNNNNNNNNNNNNNNNNNNNNNNNNNNNNNNNNNNNNNNNNNNNNNNNNNNNNNNNNNNNNNNNNNNNNNNNNNNNNNNNNNNNNNNNNNNNNNNNNNNNNNNNNNNNNNNNNNNNNNNNNNNNNNNNNNNNNNNNNNNNNNNNNNNNNNNNNNNNNNNNNNNNNNNNNNNNNNNNNNNNNNNNNNNNNNNNNNNNNNNNNNNNNNNNNNNNNNNNNNNNNNNNNNNNNNNNNNNNNNNNNNNNNNNNNNNNNNNNNNNNNNNNNNNNNNNNNNNNNNNNNNNNNNNNNNNNNNNNNNNNNNNNNNNNNNNNNNNNNNNNNNNNNNNNNNNNNNNNNNNNNNNNNNNNNNNNNNNNNNNNNNNNNNNNNNNNNNNNNNNNNNNNNNNNNNNNNNNNNNNNNNNNNNNNNNNNNNNNNNNNNNNNNNNNNNNNNNNNNNNNNNNNNNNNNNNNNNNNNNNNNNNNNNNNNNNNNNNNNNNNNNNNNNNNNNNNNNNNNNNNNNNNNNNNNNNNNNNNNNNNNNNNNNNNNNNNNNNNNNNNNNNNNNNNNNNNNNNNNNNNNNNNNNNNNNNNNNNNNNNNNNNNNNNNNNNNNNNNNNNNNNNNNNNNNNNNNNNNNNNNNNNNNNNNNNNNNNNNNNNNNNNNNNNNNNNNNNNNNNNNNNNNNNNNNNNNNNNNNNNNNNNNNNNNNNNNNNNNNNNNNNNNNNNNNNNNNNNNNNNNNNNNNNNNNNNNNNNNNNNNNNNNNNNNNNNNNNNNNNNNNNNNNNNNNNNNNNNNNNNNNNNNNNNNNNNNNNNNNNNNNNNNNNNNNNNNNNNNNNNNNNNNNNNNNNNNNNNNNNNNNNNNNNNNNNNNNNNNNNNNNNNNNNNNNNNNNNNNNNNNNNNNNNNNNNNNNNNNNNNNNNNNNNNNNNNNNNNNNNNNNNNNNNNNNNNNNNNNNNNNNNNNNNNNNNNNNNNNNNNNNNNNNNNNNNNNNNNNNNNNNNNNNNNNNNNNNNNNNNNNNNNNNNNNNNNNNNNNNNNNNNNNNNNNNNNNNNNNNNNNNNNNNNNNNNNNNNNNNNNNNNNNNNNNNNNNNNNNNNNNNNNNNNNNNNNNNNNNNNNNNNNNNNNNNNNNNNNNNNNNNNNNNNNNNNNNNNNNNNNNNNNNNNNNNNNNNNNNNNNNNNNNNNNNNNNNNNNNNNNNNNNNNNNNNNNNNNNNNNNNNNNNNNNNNNNNNNNNNNNNNNNNNNNNNNNNNNNNNNNNNNNNNNNNNNNNNNNNNNNNNNNNNNNNNNNNNNNNNNNNNNNNNNNNNNNNNNNNNNNNNNNNNNNNNNNNNNNNNNNNNNNNNNNNNNNNNNNNNNNNNNNNNNNNNNNNNNNNNNNNNNNNNNNNNNNNNNNNNNNNNNNNNNNNNNNNNNNNNNNNNNNNNNNNNNNNNNNNNNNNNNNNNNNNNNNNNNNNNNNNNNNNNNNNNNNNNNNNNNNNNNNNNNNNNNNNNNNNNNNNNNNNNNNNNNNNNNNNNNNNNNNNNNNNNNNNNNNNNNNNNNNNNNNNNNNNNNNNNNNNNNNNNNNNNNNNNNNNNNNNNNNNNNNNNNNNNNNNNNNNNNNNNNNNNNNNNNNNNNNNNNNNNNNNNNNNNNNNNNNNNNNNNNNNNNNNNNNNNNNNNNNNNNNNNNNNNNNNNNNNNNNNNNNNNNNNNNNNNNNNNNNNNNNNNNNNNNNNNNNNNNNNNNNNNNNNNNNNNNNNNNNNNNNNNNNNNNNNNNNNNNNNNNNNNNNNNNNNNNNNNNNNNNNNNNNNNNNNNNNNNNNNNNNNNNNNNNNNNNNNNNNNNNNNNNNNNNNNNNNNNNNNNNNNNNNNNNNNNNNNNNNNNNNNNNNNNNNNNNNNNNNNNNNNNNNNNNNNNNNNNNNNNNNNNNNNNNNNNNNNNNNNNNNNNNNNNNNNNNNNNNNNNNNNNNNNNNNNNNNNNNNNNNNNNNNNNNNNNNNNNNNNNNNNNNNNNNNNNNNNNNNNNNNNNNNNNNNNNNNNNNNNNNNNNNNNNNNNNNNNNNNNNNNNNNNNNNNNNNNNNNNNNNNNNNNNNNNNNNNNNNNNNNNNNNNNNNNNNNNNNNNNNNNNNNNNNNNNNNNNNNNNNNNNNNNNNNNNNNNNNNNNNNNNNNNNNNNNNNNNNNNNNNNNNNNNNNNNNNNNNNNNNNNNNNNNNNNNNNNNNNNNNNNNNNNNNNNNNNNNNNNNNNNNNNNNNNNNNNNNNNNNNNNNNNNNNNNNNNNNNNNNNNNNNNNNNNNNNNNNNNNNNNNNNNNNNNNNNNNNNNNNNNNNNNNNNNNNNNNNNNNNNNNNNNNNNNNNNNNNNNNNNNNNNNNNNNNNNNNNNNNNNNNNNNNNNNNNNNNNNNNNNNNNNNNNNNNNNNNNNNNNNNNNNNNNNNNNNNNNNNNNNNNNNNNNNNNNNNNNNNNNNNNNNNNNNNNNNNNNNNNNNNNNNNNNNNNNTTATCAATATTAGTTTTATGTGGAACACTTTGGTACCAGTTAAGTCGTATTTTTAGATATAATTGTATACATTTTatcgataataataataataataataattaaacaatCAATTGTTATGACGTATAAAGTTACGTATCTCGAGTAAATCACTAAAATGGTCCTTCAGATTGGGCTCGTGCATCAATGTTATCCTTTAGTTTCCAATTGCTCTAAATGCACTTTTCAGTTTGAGTTCCGTGCAAAATTTTAGTCCTTCTACCTAATTCTGGCATGACTCAACAGCCGAACCGCTGAGCTGGCACCGCCACATAGGACGCCCGAACAACGTCGTTTTGTTTGGAGGAGGTGGATGAATCAGAACGGTGTCGCTTTGTGATGGAGGGGAATTGAAAGGTTGCTTGGGAAATGGTTGATCATTCGTTAGtctttcttctacttctcttcAAACGTTTCTTCTCCCTTTCGTCCAGAGAAACTACGGCACCTACGGCACGTTCTGGTTAGTACTTTTTTGAGTTTATTGGCAGGAGAAGGAAGGACGCCAATCATAGAAAGTTGGTGATCTCATCATCGTCATTCGTTAGtctttcttctacttctcttcAAACGTTTCTTCTCCCTTTCGTCCAGAGAATGTTGTCACACTACGGCACGTTCTGGTTAGTACTTTTTTGAGTTTATTGGCAGGAGAAGGAAGGACGCCAATCATAGAAAGTTGGTGATCCAGAGGGTATCATCATCGTCAGCATCAACAAGGTTAAAAATACAGTGTGtagttgaaatttaaaattttttttttgggtttcatTGATGGCTCTTCACGTGATGTGTTGATTGAAGGAGATTTCATCTTCATTTGGTGTTTTGTTGAGATTTCTATGTTGTTAGGTTTTTTGTGCTTACGATGTTAGCATGGAGCTTGTGTTGCTCTGTTTTTTTTTATGTATCCAACAAGGGCTCTTTTCTCTAATGATACGGTTGTCTAGTTATGGTCAGAAGTTAGTGTTGCAtgtgtttaatttgtttgtttacGTATCTTGCAGATGGATGAAATACTAGACATGTTTCATCATGGAGGAACTTTTGAAAAGGGTGTGGATGGAAAGATTGGTTACTATTCTGACAACAGAAACTGCTTGGGTGATGTTGAGGTGGATATGCTGGATGTATTTTACTTGAGAAACTATAGGAGCTAGGTTATGACAGAATGAAGGAAGTTTGGTGGCTTGTACCTAAAAAGAGCATAGGGGAGGGATTGAGGAAGTTAAACAGTGATGCATACCTAAGAGAGATGTGTGAGATGATCTCAGTTCAATCACAAGTCAAAGTTAGACTCAATATGTAACAATGCGTGCGAAATATTCAACGCAAATATTAAGAAGCTAGGAGGAAGCCTATAATCACACTGCTTGAAGAGGTTAGGATGTTCGTTATGAGGACAATGGCCAAAAATAAAGTGAAGCTGGATAATCATATGGGGATACTTCTCCTAGTGATCAAGAGCAGACTGGAGAAGCTAAGGAAGGAATCTAGGCAGTGGCAACCAATCTGGGCTGGAGACACCGGATACGAGGAGTTCGAGGTACATGGACACCCTACGCACCATGTAGTGAATTTGGGGAAAAAGCTATGTACTTGTCAGTTTTGGATGCTAACTGGTAATATATTTAActgttaattaattatttaagtaGTCTGCCTAGTGAACCAAATTAACTATTCACCAAATCGTTATTGTTGTTTATGTTGTTGTAGGAATCCCATGTGTTCACGCTTGTGCTGCTATTGCTAGAGTGAACAAGTGGCCAGAGGATTTCTACCACAAGCTCCTGACAATGGAGTCGTACAAAGCCACTTGCTCCCACCACATAAACCCTTTACCTGGCTAACAATTATGGGAAAGATCTGAGAACAATAGACCATTGGCACCATTGGTTAAGAGAAAACCGGGACAGCTCCAAACCAAGAGGAGGAAGGATGGGGATGAAGGAGGTCAGTCTAGAAAGAAATCAAATCCAGCTACCACTATGAAGAGACAACTACGACCATTCACTTGTAAGTATTGCTTGCAGAAAGGTCATACAAAAAGAGGGTGTGAGAAGAAGAAAGCTGCTGAAGCTGCAGAAGGCTGCTGCTAAAGACCCTAAGGCTGCTGCTCAGAATGTCACTGCAACTGCCTCTGCGGCAGCTACAACAACTACTTCTAATGCAACTCAAGCTGCAACTGCCTCTGCTACTGCTACAGGATCTGAAACTGCAACAGCGTCTGCTACTACTACTGCATCTGCCCCTGATCCTGCCACTCTTGTGGAAGTGGATATCCAGCAGGCTGAGATTGATCTGTCTCAGCCCTCATACTCTGAAGCCGAAAACTCCCAAAAGGTATTCTGTACAATAATTCTTCATGtaatgtatttttattatttgacATTCATCTTATTTTCTAGGCTTTATTACTGTCTGCATTGCAGGAGCATGAACAAAAGAGGAAGACACTTACAAGACCTGGGAAACTGCCACTTAGAAGAAGGTCACATACTCTAATTGGCTCTGCATCATTAAATCCAATGGAGGGACTAGTGATGCAACTGCAGCACGGCTGGCCAACTTCCTCAAGTTTGTGCCCACTCCAGGGTTCAAACCGCCAAGAAAGAAGTGATTATGTTCATAGCTTTAGGTTGAAATTCTGAAAGTTTGTGTGTTTTGTGAAATAATTATCTTTGTCTTTTTTGTTTGGTCATGGTGATTCATAGACACCTCTGCAACTTCTAAATACTAACTAAGTTGCTGGAATATAGCTGAAATAATGCTCAGTATTTTTTTGCTTGTTATTGTGATCACTGCATTATTGCAGATTTTTATATGAACTAGTGTTATTGTCATTCAGTTATGAATTATGCCCTATGTAAGCTTTCGCATTTGTTGCTTATCCATAACATAATTGGGTGTTCAGTTCTGTTTACAAAAACAAAACCAAATAGTTACAACCCaccaaacaacacaatcattcaATATATCAAAATCAATCTAATATCAATTACATTGTTCATAAAACGGATTACACTGGTTCTGTACTAATCAAACCTTCAACATTAACATCAACACAAACACAAATAATACGAATACCCCTAAACCAAGCACTTGGACCATCACTTTTACATTTCTCACATCTGCTTCCAGTTTGTCCACCTTCCATGCAATGTTCATCTTCATCCCACCATGCTCATCTTCTTCATCAGACTTCACCAGCACCTCATCCTGTACAGAATCTGTCCAGATAAATAACCCACACCAATTTTTTCCACTAGTCTGCAAATATGCATCAACTTTATCAAACAACTACCTCAACTAACCAACACTTGAAATTTCAGCCAGTAAATATACTCACATTATAATTCAGACACCCGAAGAACGACTTATTAGGATGAGTCTCCGTCCCTTACCACCGAAGGACAGGCCTGCACCCACAACTGCACCACTTTGGAACTGCTGAACGCCAGCTACACACATTGTTCTTTTTCCAGTTTCCGGTCGCAGATGAGTGATTCGACCTTCCAGAAGCGTGACTGTCACTCATGGTGGGAGAGGACGAAGAAGAAGACTAACAGGACGAAATCGAACAACAGTCAGACCAACCACAGGGTAGAAGCCGAAGAGCTTGAGCTGGACGACGAACTAATTCatagaggaagaaggaagaacaACTTTAGGGTTTATAATTGGTACCAGGGACTAATTTGGGATTCTTTGATGATATTCCACATCAGCTAGCCGTTTAAGGTTGCCTACGTGGAGGTGGAACCGCCACTTTAGCGCTCTGGCTGCTAAGTCATGCCGGAATTGGGTGGAAGGACCAGGATTTCGCACGGAGTTCAAATTGAAAGGTGCATTTAGAGTATTTTAAAACTGAGGGGCAACATTGATGCACGGCCCAATCTAAAAGACTGTTTTAGGGATTTACTCCTCTTAATTGCTATGTTATACTTGTTGAAGATATAATTTGGTCAAATTTTTCATTGTCTCCTCCATTTTATTTTGATGGATAGATAAGTTTATTTAGCCCATTTTATAATCTTACTTATTAAGAAAATTAAAGAcctcaaaaaaaatattataaaaaaaataaaaattaattatgaacAATGCTACAAAATTAGTATNNNNNNNNNNNNNNNNNNNNNNNNNNNNNNNNNNNNNNNNNNNNNNNNNNNNNNNNNNNNNNNNNNNNNNNNNNNNNNNNNNNNNNNNNNNNNNNNNNNNNNNNNNNNNNNNNNNNNNNNNNNNNNNNNNNNNNNNNNNNNNNNNNNNNNNNNNNNNNNNNNNNNNNNNNNNNNNNNNNNNNNNNNNNNNNNNNNNNNNNNNNNNNNNNNNNNNNNNNNNNNNNNNNNNNNNNNNNNNNNNNNNNNNNNNNNNNNNNNNNNNNNNNNNNNNNNNNNNTATTGGGTTGTTGATTAAAAATCTTagtcaatataaattaaaattattaatttttgaatttttttcataaattataaAAAGTACTAAATTGTATTTCATTTAATTATTGTATGTCAACTAATAAATaggataaagtattaaattggtctgcTATATTTAGGCATAATCTTATTTTGGTCGTTAAAGTTTAAAGTATcttatttaaatccaaaaaaattttatttagttttttcaTCGTgaagtcaaagttaaataattaacaaaatatcctACATGACAAACAAGATCAATAATCTGGAAAATGAGTACAAGATCTAGAGACACAAAATTAactgtggatgcatcaatacatttatttatcatttttcttataatttaaatgaaatattttctatagaattaaagagaatgataaataaatgtattgatgcatccacagtTAATTTTGTGTCTTTCGAACTTGTACTTATTCTTCAAGTTATCGACTTTGTTTTTGTACAACTGTCATGTAAaatatttcgttaattatttgaCTTTAATCTCACGGTAAAACtacattaaaactaataaaaaaatttttaaattcaaataagatattttaaattttaaaattaaaataggatTACACCTAAATACATGACAGTAATTTAGTATTTTACCTCTTATAAATAATTTGTTCGTCGGATGGATAGCTAACGTATGAAAGAAACTAAaatctaaaagaaagaaagaaagaaagaatgaaggaaTTGTTGAAACAGCTCATCTAATTGAAGTCTAAGTTTATATACAAGGTAACTTTGCTGTAAATAATAGCCATAAACGATATGTATTTATGATTTAGAGTTAGATTTTTGTATTAGATTAAATAACTGTTTAGAGAAAGGATCAGAATAGCATTATTTTTGGTAGAATCCtgaagagatggattcaataaaAGGGACATATATCCAAACACGATCATTATCCAAGATGAGCTGTATGTAAGGTTAAGTGGGGAATCTCATTTtatattaatgattaattttgaTGTATGTATAATATAGTTGTTTATTATACTGTTTCTTCAAATACTGCATAAAGCATACATTGGAGAACATCTAGAACGTTAACATTATCCGAAGAAACTCTAATGAAAAGTAGTGCTTTGGTTGGGGCTAATaattcggtttataaattttttgaTGTCTATGGATCAACGCCTTTTAATTATtaagcaaagaaaaaaaaatattattcttaTCAAACTTactaagaaaatataaaaaaaaggttTAGCGTTNNNNNNNNNNNNNNNNNNNNNNNNNNNNNNNNtatgttttataaaaatttggataaATTACACAAACAAATCAAATAGGAATTAATATTACACAAatatcttaaaataaaattacttacATGCATATTTTAAAGTAAATTTATGTAAATCGAATCAACTAAATTTGATTTACGCTTTTTTAATAGTAAattgaattaacttgattcaatTTACTACTTCTACAACATATACATGTAAATCGAATTTAGTTGATTTGATTTAGTAGTGAgacatattattaatatttacTACTTTTAAGTATTAAANNNNNNNNNNNNNNNNNNNNNNNNNNNNNNNNNNNNNNNNNNNNNNNNNNNNNNNNNNNNNNNNNNNNNNNNNNNNNNNNNNNNNNNNNNNNNNNNNNNNNNNNNNNNNNNNNNNNNNNNNNNNNNNNNNNNNNNNNNNNNNNNNNNNNNNNNNNNNNNAAAAATCAAACTTTTGTGTTTtagttcaaatttaaaaaaatttatatttttataaatttatgaatttaaaatgaaatattaaatgatttctaaaaatttattaaaaataattatttgactCATTAGCATCTAAAAAATTATTACCAGAACTTTTGATgttgaaaaaattaatataaagtataGCCTTCTAAAATGACATAAGAATCAAATTAGATTTGATTTACTATTGATATAACATATACAATAAATCAAATCCAATTAATTCGATTTACATTAAAAAAGCGAATTTACTCTATTGATATAGATTTAATTGTATAAATTATCCTATTATCTAATTAATAAGGAGTACAACAATGTTATTTATTTTcagtaagaaaaaaaaaacaatgttatttatttaataaGAAGTGTTTCAAGAAAGAGTTTTAATATTTCATTTTAATGATtagaaaaataattgaaattcCTAGGCTAATAACCTATTAATGGTCAGAAAAGACAGAATACCTTGCAAAATGTCGTACACAACTACAACTACTGAAAGTTACCAAGGTCCAAGGGCACCATCAATTGATTCCTTGGATCCTATAAATGAAGTTGCATCTTGCAACCTTTGCAACTGAACTATACTAAACTATAAACTCTCTTGAATCTAACACATCATCATAAATGGATTTTCTTCATAATCCTTATGTCTTTGCATCTCTTTCTGCAGGTTTAGTTCTTCTGTTGGCACAATTTCTGTTCAGAAGAAGAGatagaaagaagaagaagtaccaTCCAATTGGTGGCACAGTGTTCAACCAAATGATGAACTTCAATAGGCTGCATCATTACATGACTGATCTTGCAGGAAAGCATAAGACTTACAGATTGCTGAGTCCATTCAGGAATGAGATTTACACTTCTGATCCTATCAATGTGGAGTATATCCTCAAAACCCATTTTGAAAATTATGGAAAGGTACAAACTTTTTGCAGATGCTAGAATAATATTCATTGATTTTCAGTTTTTTGGGATATATTAAAACTGGGTTGGTTAAATAGGTTAAATAAACGATTTATGGTTGTGGTTCTTATAAAACTTTTGTTATGGTCTTAGCCCAAATTTTTTTAGAAGTAAATGAAATTCTTTGCGAATATTATTTCACATACATATCAATTTGGACCCTTTTTTTAAGCCTTTAAGTAACTATGTAGATGGATATTAGCTCAGCTGCATTcaggataaaaaataaataaataataaaaaacttCATCACTTTTATTCCTGGTGAGACAACAGTCATATTTATTTTCTTGCTGATTTTAATTATAAGATTGAATCAGTTAGGAGGTTCTGAGTTTCCTGTTATCATCTTCATGTATGATCAAAGCAATGAtgtcttgtgcatgcagcaacccattggccagcgccagacccttaaatagagctccgatccgcgacggattagtccttggccTGTCGGGATGGGGGATACCGTgggcaaccaaaaaaaaaaagcaatgatctctttctatttatgttTCTCCTTCAAAATCTGGACATGGTGTGATGTGGTTGTTATGGTTGTCAATTTTAGGAATTTTTTTCATATATTGTCCTTTGGAGAATACTGATGAAACTTGTACATAGATTTTGGAAACTGTGAATTCTGATTAATAAAAAGCAGGTTAATAAGAGCATTAATAGTAATAGGTACATATAGAAGATGTTATGTGATGTAATTATTTTGAGTCAGTTCAATTATCAAAAAGATGAAACTAAGTTAGCCATATTGTCTTCATTTTTATTCTCAAAATCTTGGTGCAGGGAATGTACAACTACCAAAATTTAAGGGATTTCCTGGGTGATGGAATCTTCACTGTTGATGGCGAGAAATGGCGCGAACAGAGGAAAATATCAAGTCATGAATTCTCCACCAAGATGTTAAGAGATTTCAGCATTTTTGTATTCAGAAAGAATGCAGCAAAAGTTGCAAATGTGGTGTCTGAAGCTGCAACTTCAAACAAGACATTGGAAATCCAAGTAGGTTTACGTATtcttggtttaattactctaagATTCCTATAGTTTTAGTCTATTTTCAGTTAGGTCATTATAATTTAAAAGTTTGCAATAAAGTTTTCATGTTGTACAAAAATTTCCAATCATCTCCTATACTGGAACCTGATTGAAAATTTAAACTATATGCTCTAAAACATATTATATGATTTCCTTTTCTTGTGTCATTGGTGTTAACTTGATCCAAAATCTTATGTAGGACCTTTTCATGAAATCAACTTTGGATTCAATATTCCAAGTTGCATTTGGAACTGAACTTGACAGCATGTGTGGATCAAGCGAAGAAGGGAAGAACTTCGCCGATGCTTTTGAAACTTCAAGTATGCTTACTCTATTCCGGTATGTCGATGTCTTCTGGAAGATAAAGAAATTTCTGAATGTTGGATCAGAGGCTGTCTTAAGAAAGAATACCAAAATCTTAAACGACTTTGTCTTTAAGCTAATTAACATAAGAATGCAGCAATTGCAGACTTCAAAGGATGATTCTGCTGTAAGTTTACTAGTTACAAGTTGTGTctctaattgaaaagaaaatatatTAGCTTAAATAAGTTTTCAATCTATGTAAAGTTTGTGATATTTTGTTTTCCCCCCTTCAAATAATTTAGTTTTGAACCCtatgaaatttaaatatttgttTTGGTCCTTGCTGTTAGTAAATGTTAACGTGACAGATTAAATGCTATGCCACAAGATGAGACAAGAGATACTTAGGGTGTGTTtggtttgcattttcattttcagtattttttgtttttagaattttgtgaagaaaaaagaaaataggtGGCGAAAACAGAGAAcaagattttattattttcactttttcCTTCAAAAATCTTGAAAACAGTAACACTGAAAATGAAAACATCAACCAAATACAACCTTGGTTTTAACTGTCATGTCAATATTTGCTGCAGACAAACTAATTGTAGGTACAAAACCAAACATTAAACCAAGTCACAAATTTTACAAGGACTAAAAACTTATATAACCCAAATAGGCTTACATGAATTATGCATTTTCTCACTTTGGATGGAATATGCAGAACAAACATGGTGACATACTCTCAAGGTTTCTGCAACAGGAGAAATATGATTCGACATACTTAAGAGACATAATTCTAAACTTTGTTATAGCTGGAAAAGACACAACAGCTGCAACACTTGCATGGTTTATTTACATGCTGTGTAAGTATCCTGAAGTGCAAGAAAGAGCTGCAGAAGAAGTGAAAGAAGTAACAAACACGAAAACTAAAACATTTAGCAGTGGTGCCGAGTTTGTGTCTTATGTAACTGATGAAGCTCTTGAAAAGATGAATTATCTCCATGCAGCAATTACTGAAACTCTCAGACTTTATCCTGCAGTTCCAGTGGTAAGGATATTCTTCAAGTTTATCTATTGCTTCTAAATCCCAAGATTGTTATCATCACAGATTTGCAGTGTTTAAGATTGTAGGGTAAATCTCAAATCTTTTCTCTGAAGAATTCGTCCATCGTCATTTGAAAAAACGTG from Arachis ipaensis cultivar K30076 chromosome B02, Araip1.1, whole genome shotgun sequence harbors:
- the LOC107625998 gene encoding cytochrome P450 704C1 isoform X2, which codes for MDFLHNPYVFASLSAGLVLLLAQFLFRRRDRKKKKYHPIGGTVFNQMMNFNRLHHYMTDLAGKHKTYRLLSPFRNEIYTSDPINVEYILKTHFENYGKGMYNYQNLRDFLGDGIFTVDGEKWREQRKISSHEFSTKMLRDFSIFVFRKNAAKVANVVSEAATSNKTLEIQDLFMKSTLDSIFQVAFGTELDSMCGSSEEGKNFADAFETSSMLTLFRYVDVFWKIKKFLNVGSEAVLRKNTKILNDFVFKLINIRMQQLQTSKDDSANKHGDILSRFLQQEKYDSTYLRDIILNFVIAGKDTTAATLAWFIYMLCKYPEVQERAAEEVKEVTNTKTKTFSSGAEFVSYVTDEALEKMNYLHAAITETLRLYPAVPVDAKICFADDILPDGYNVNKGDMVSYQPYAMGRMKFIWGDDAEEFRPERWLDHNGIFQPDSPFRFTAFQFILFSRLHE
- the LOC107625998 gene encoding cytochrome P450 704C1 isoform X1 → MDFLHNPYVFASLSAGLVLLLAQFLFRRRDRKKKKYHPIGGTVFNQMMNFNRLHHYMTDLAGKHKTYRLLSPFRNEIYTSDPINVEYILKTHFENYGKGMYNYQNLRDFLGDGIFTVDGEKWREQRKISSHEFSTKMLRDFSIFVFRKNAAKVANVVSEAATSNKTLEIQDLFMKSTLDSIFQVAFGTELDSMCGSSEEGKNFADAFETSSMLTLFRYVDVFWKIKKFLNVGSEAVLRKNTKILNDFVFKLINIRMQQLQTSKDDSANKHGDILSRFLQQEKYDSTYLRDIILNFVIAGKDTTAATLAWFIYMLCKYPEVQERAAEEVKEVTNTKTKTFSSGAEFVSYVTDEALEKMNYLHAAITETLRLYPAVPVDAKICFADDILPDGYNVNKGDMVSYQPYAMGRMKFIWGDDAEEFRPERWLDHNGIFQPDSPFRFTAFQAGPRICLGKEFAYRQMKIFSAVLLGCFHFELSDETKVVTYKTMINLHIDGGLEVKAFHRHWD
- the LOC107625998 gene encoding cytochrome P450 704C1 isoform X3; translated protein: MFLLQNLDMGMYNYQNLRDFLGDGIFTVDGEKWREQRKISSHEFSTKMLRDFSIFVFRKNAAKVANVVSEAATSNKTLEIQDLFMKSTLDSIFQVAFGTELDSMCGSSEEGKNFADAFETSSMLTLFRYVDVFWKIKKFLNVGSEAVLRKNTKILNDFVFKLINIRMQQLQTSKDDSANKHGDILSRFLQQEKYDSTYLRDIILNFVIAGKDTTAATLAWFIYMLCKYPEVQERAAEEVKEVTNTKTKTFSSGAEFVSYVTDEALEKMNYLHAAITETLRLYPAVPVDAKICFADDILPDGYNVNKGDMVSYQPYAMGRMKFIWGDDAEEFRPERWLDHNGIFQPDSPFRFTAFQAGPRICLGKEFAYRQMKIFSAVLLGCFHFELSDETKVVTYKTMINLHIDGGLEVKAFHRHWD